A genomic segment from Bosea sp. OAE506 encodes:
- a CDS encoding LysR family transcriptional regulator, giving the protein MRAFLAVAATGSFTRAADQIALSQPALTVQIRNLEQALALRVFDRNTRSVALTRAGRELLPVLDRLVRELDSVVSESRAQASLGRGVVRLAVLPSIASGILPEVIARFRRTHPDILFVIRDAIAATVNAATRSEEVDLGITGGSLDLRDLEALLTTTDRMHAVFPCGHALDREGEMSLAELAAHPLILMDGATSVRQVVDQAFAAAGLRIEVAAEATYMSTAAAMARAGLGVAILPGSAMEVRAVAELRSRRIGSPAFTRRITVIRRAGRTLPPASALFLQELQQALAPPLEA; this is encoded by the coding sequence ATGCGGGCTTTTCTGGCCGTCGCCGCGACGGGAAGCTTCACCCGCGCGGCCGACCAGATCGCCCTCTCCCAGCCGGCTCTGACGGTCCAGATCCGCAACCTCGAGCAGGCGCTCGCGCTTCGCGTCTTCGACCGCAACACCCGCAGCGTCGCTCTGACGCGAGCGGGGCGGGAGCTGCTGCCGGTCCTGGACCGTCTCGTCCGAGAGCTCGACAGCGTGGTCAGCGAAAGCCGGGCCCAGGCCAGCCTCGGTCGCGGCGTCGTCAGGCTGGCCGTCCTGCCGTCGATCGCCTCGGGCATCCTGCCGGAGGTCATCGCCCGCTTCCGCCGGACCCATCCTGACATCCTCTTCGTCATCCGGGACGCCATCGCCGCCACCGTCAACGCGGCGACGCGATCCGAGGAGGTCGATCTCGGCATCACGGGCGGGAGCCTGGACCTGCGGGACCTCGAAGCGCTGTTGACGACCACCGATCGCATGCACGCCGTCTTCCCCTGCGGCCATGCGCTGGATCGTGAGGGGGAAATGTCGCTGGCGGAGCTTGCCGCCCATCCGCTGATCCTGATGGACGGCGCCACCAGCGTGCGGCAGGTCGTGGACCAGGCTTTTGCGGCGGCCGGATTGCGCATCGAGGTCGCCGCCGAGGCGACCTATATGAGCACGGCCGCGGCCATGGCGCGCGCCGGCCTCGGCGTGGCGATCCTGCCCGGCTCGGCCATGGAGGTTCGGGCCGTCGCCGAGCTGCGGTCCCGGCGGATCGGCTCGCCTGCCTTCACCCGGCGGATCACCGTGATCCGACGCGCCGGTCGCACCCTTCCGCCGGCCAGCGCGCTGTTCCTGCAGGAATTGCAACAAGCCCTGGCACCACCGCTGGAGGCGTAG
- a CDS encoding acyclic terpene utilization AtuA family protein, translated as MRQVRLGAGAGFSGDRIEPAVELAEQGALDYLVFECLAERTIALAQQARRRDPDSGFDPLLAARFAAVLPACRAAGTRIVTNMGAANPLAAAAEARRVAREKGLGPLVIAAITGDDVLAALDGDCVIEETGQRIADLGDILVSANAYLGAEPIAEALAGGADIVITGRAADPSLYVGPILHAFGWAADDWSRLGQATLAGHLLECAGQVTGGYFADPGFKDVPGLARLGFPIGEFSEDGSLVVTKVAGSGGVVSPATCKEQILYEVHDPARYLTPDVTADFSRVRVEPIGPDRVAVSGATGRPRPDGLKVSLGLMEGFIGEGQISYAGSGAVGRAALAREILRERLSRTGIAPQDLRCDLIGLDALHGEALSDAGGREPYEVRLRVAARTTDAATAALIGAEVEALYTNGPAGGGGVSRQVREVLGIRSVTIPRTSVRPMITWLEA; from the coding sequence GTGCGGCAGGTTCGGCTGGGAGCGGGAGCGGGTTTCTCGGGCGACAGGATCGAGCCCGCGGTCGAACTCGCCGAACAGGGCGCGCTCGATTATCTCGTTTTCGAGTGCCTCGCCGAGCGAACCATCGCGCTGGCTCAGCAGGCCCGCCGCCGGGACCCCGACAGCGGCTTCGATCCGCTTCTCGCAGCCCGGTTCGCTGCGGTGCTGCCGGCCTGCCGGGCCGCCGGGACACGCATCGTTACCAATATGGGCGCGGCAAATCCGCTGGCGGCCGCCGCGGAGGCGCGGCGGGTCGCGCGCGAGAAGGGGCTTGGTCCGCTCGTCATCGCCGCCATCACGGGCGACGACGTGCTGGCGGCCCTCGATGGCGACTGCGTGATCGAGGAAACCGGGCAACGCATTGCCGATCTCGGCGACATTCTGGTTTCGGCGAACGCCTATCTGGGGGCCGAGCCGATCGCCGAGGCGCTGGCGGGCGGAGCCGACATCGTCATCACCGGACGCGCCGCCGATCCCTCGCTCTATGTCGGACCGATCCTGCACGCCTTCGGCTGGGCCGCCGATGACTGGAGCAGGCTCGGCCAGGCGACGCTGGCGGGCCATTTGCTCGAATGCGCCGGACAGGTCACGGGGGGCTATTTCGCGGATCCCGGCTTCAAGGACGTTCCTGGACTGGCGAGGCTGGGTTTTCCGATCGGCGAGTTCAGCGAAGACGGCTCTCTGGTGGTGACCAAGGTCGCCGGCAGCGGTGGCGTCGTTTCGCCCGCCACCTGCAAGGAGCAGATCCTCTACGAGGTGCATGATCCCGCGCGCTATCTGACGCCCGACGTGACAGCCGATTTCTCGCGCGTCCGTGTCGAGCCAATCGGGCCTGACCGGGTCGCCGTCAGCGGCGCGACCGGTCGTCCCCGGCCCGACGGGCTCAAGGTCTCGCTCGGCCTGATGGAGGGCTTCATCGGCGAGGGGCAGATCTCCTATGCCGGGTCCGGTGCGGTGGGCCGCGCGGCCCTGGCCCGCGAGATCCTGCGGGAGCGGCTGTCGCGAACGGGCATCGCACCGCAGGACCTGCGCTGTGACCTCATCGGCCTCGATGCGCTGCATGGCGAGGCGCTGTCGGATGCCGGCGGCCGCGAGCCCTATGAGGTGCGCCTGCGCGTTGCCGCCCGCACGACCGATGCTGCCACCGCCGCGCTGATCGGCGCCGAGGTCGAGGCGCTTTACACCAACGGGCCCGCCGGGGGCGGCGGCGTCAGCCGGCAGGTGCGGGAGGTGCTCGGCATCCGCTCCGTGACGATCCCGCGGACGAGCGTGCGTCCGATGATCACCTGGCTGGAGGCGTGA
- a CDS encoding tripartite tricarboxylate transporter substrate-binding protein: MKTIIAALVAGLTLALPAAAQDFPSRSIKFVVPFAAGSATDAVARILGDHVSKTLGKPVVVENLAGASGVIAAQNVARAEPDGHTVLITTNTTHGANQSLLKSVPYDAVGSFEAIGKIGTITLALTTHPSVPAKTVAELVAYAKANPGKLTFGAGSSSSRIAGEMLKSLAGIDLTYVPYRSNPQAITDLLGGQINIVFADISTTMPQVRAGKVNGLAVSTANRSTLAPDLPTMVEAGVAGYDLAAWFAAFAPAKTPRPTVEALHNAIAAALADKPTQERLLAAGIEPEGSAPDALKAFVVAEIAKWADIVKKAGIQPE, translated from the coding sequence ATGAAAACGATCATTGCCGCACTGGTCGCGGGACTTACGCTGGCGCTGCCGGCCGCCGCGCAGGACTTCCCGAGCCGCAGCATCAAATTCGTCGTGCCCTTTGCCGCGGGCAGCGCGACCGATGCCGTTGCACGCATCCTCGGGGACCATGTTTCCAAGACCCTGGGCAAGCCGGTGGTGGTCGAGAACCTCGCCGGCGCGAGCGGCGTCATCGCCGCCCAGAACGTGGCCCGCGCCGAGCCGGACGGGCACACTGTCCTGATCACCACCAACACGACCCACGGCGCCAATCAGAGCCTGCTGAAATCGGTGCCCTATGATGCGGTCGGCAGTTTCGAGGCGATCGGCAAGATCGGGACGATCACCCTGGCGCTGACGACCCACCCCTCCGTTCCGGCCAAGACCGTCGCCGAACTGGTGGCTTACGCCAAGGCCAATCCCGGAAAGCTGACCTTCGGTGCCGGGTCGAGCTCGTCGCGCATCGCCGGCGAGATGCTGAAGTCGCTAGCGGGCATCGACCTGACCTATGTGCCCTATCGCAGCAATCCGCAGGCGATCACGGATCTGCTCGGCGGGCAGATCAACATCGTCTTCGCCGACATCTCCACGACGATGCCGCAGGTTCGCGCCGGCAAGGTCAACGGGCTGGCGGTTTCGACGGCCAATCGCAGTACGCTCGCGCCCGATCTGCCGACGATGGTCGAGGCCGGCGTGGCCGGCTATGATCTCGCGGCGTGGTTTGCCGCCTTTGCGCCGGCCAAGACCCCGAGGCCCACAGTCGAGGCGCTGCACAACGCGATCGCGGCGGCGCTGGCCGACAAGCCAACGCAGGAGCGCCTCCTGGCGGCGGGCATCGAGCCCGAGGGCAGCGCGCCCGATGCGCTGAAGGCCTTCGTCGTCGCCGAGATCGCGAAATGGGCCGACATCGTCAAGAAGGCCGGCATCCAGCCCGAGTGA
- a CDS encoding alpha-hydroxy acid oxidase, whose translation MAQPLTIEDLRLLAKRRVPRMFYDYADSGAWTEGTYRANETDFAKVKLRQRVAVDMTNRTLESTMIGEKVTMPVALAPTGMTGMQHPDGEILAAKAAAKAGVPFTLSTMSICSIEDIANHVGNPFWFQLYVMKDRDFSARLIERARRAGVSALVLTLDLQILGQRHKDIRNGLSAPPKPTLANLINLATKPRWCLKMLDTPRRSFGNIVGHVSGVADMSSLSSWTADQFDPKLDWDDVKRIKDQWGGKLIIKGILDPEDAELAAQSGADALIVSNHGGRQLDGALSSIEALPTIVDQVGNRIEVLFDGGIRSGQDVIKALALGAHGTFIGRAFLYGLGAMGEAGVTRCLEIIRKELDVTMALCGLRDIKAVDEKILVGGREGAMQRLATAAV comes from the coding sequence ATGGCCCAGCCCCTGACCATCGAAGACCTGCGCCTGCTGGCGAAGCGCCGTGTCCCGCGCATGTTCTACGATTACGCCGATTCCGGCGCCTGGACCGAAGGCACCTACCGCGCCAACGAGACCGATTTCGCCAAGGTCAAGCTGCGCCAGCGCGTCGCGGTCGACATGACCAACCGCACGCTGGAATCGACCATGATCGGCGAGAAGGTCACGATGCCCGTCGCGCTCGCCCCCACCGGCATGACCGGGATGCAGCATCCCGATGGCGAGATCCTGGCCGCCAAGGCCGCCGCCAAGGCGGGCGTGCCCTTCACCCTCTCGACCATGAGCATCTGCTCGATCGAGGACATCGCCAACCATGTCGGCAACCCGTTCTGGTTCCAGCTCTATGTGATGAAGGACCGCGATTTCAGCGCGCGGCTGATCGAGCGGGCCCGGCGCGCCGGCGTCTCGGCGCTCGTCCTGACGCTCGACCTGCAGATCCTCGGCCAGCGCCACAAGGACATCCGCAACGGCCTCTCCGCTCCGCCCAAGCCGACGCTCGCCAACCTGATCAACCTCGCGACCAAGCCGCGCTGGTGTCTGAAAATGCTCGACACTCCGCGGCGCAGCTTCGGCAACATCGTCGGCCATGTCTCGGGCGTCGCCGACATGTCCTCCCTCTCCTCCTGGACCGCCGACCAGTTCGACCCGAAGCTCGATTGGGACGACGTCAAGCGGATCAAGGACCAGTGGGGCGGCAAGCTCATCATCAAGGGCATCCTTGACCCAGAGGATGCCGAACTCGCCGCGCAGAGCGGCGCCGACGCGCTGATCGTCTCCAACCATGGCGGCCGGCAGCTCGACGGCGCCCTCTCCTCGATCGAGGCCCTGCCCACCATCGTCGACCAGGTCGGCAACCGCATCGAGGTGCTCTTCGACGGCGGCATCCGCTCGGGCCAGGACGTGATCAAGGCACTGGCGCTCGGCGCGCACGGCACCTTCATCGGCCGCGCCTTCCTCTACGGGCTCGGCGCGATGGGCGAGGCCGGCGTTACCCGCTGCCTCGAGATCATCCGCAAGGAGCTCGACGTCACCATGGCGCTCTGCGGCCTGCGCGACATCAAGGCGGTGGACGAGAAGATCCTCGTCGGCGGCCGCGAGGGCGCGATGCAGCGGCTGGCGACGGCGGCGGTCTGA
- a CDS encoding YitT family protein codes for MPQTTAPLASSTERHRLYEDALAILLGTLMVSIGIALFAKATIMTGGAAGLALLLQYATGLNFGLLFSAVNLPFYWLAFRRMGLPFTLRTFVAVGIVSLLVQATPLWLDIASVQPLYAALAGGSIMGLGLLALARHRTAIGGVNILALYLQEKRGWRAGWVQLSIDAGIFLAAAFVLPPDRLAISLIGTLVLNAVLGMNHKPGRYMGVS; via the coding sequence ATGCCACAGACCACCGCCCCCCTCGCCTCGTCGACGGAGCGGCACCGGCTCTATGAAGACGCGCTGGCGATCCTGCTGGGGACGCTGATGGTCTCGATCGGCATCGCGCTCTTCGCCAAGGCGACGATCATGACCGGCGGCGCGGCGGGGCTCGCCCTGCTGCTGCAATATGCGACCGGGCTCAATTTCGGCCTGCTCTTCTCGGCGGTCAACCTGCCCTTCTACTGGCTCGCCTTCCGCCGCATGGGCCTGCCCTTCACCCTGCGCACCTTCGTCGCCGTGGGCATCGTCTCGCTGCTGGTCCAGGCGACGCCGCTCTGGCTCGACATCGCCAGCGTCCAGCCGCTCTATGCGGCGCTGGCCGGCGGCAGCATCATGGGGCTCGGACTGCTCGCGCTAGCCCGCCACCGCACCGCCATCGGCGGCGTCAACATCCTCGCGCTTTATCTGCAGGAGAAGCGCGGCTGGCGCGCCGGCTGGGTCCAGCTTTCCATCGACGCCGGCATCTTCCTGGCGGCAGCCTTTGTCCTCCCGCCCGACCGGCTGGCGATCTCGCTGATCGGCACGCTCGTCCTCAATGCGGTGCTCGGCATGAACCACAAGCCGGGCCGCTATATGGGCGTGTCCTGA
- a CDS encoding glycoside hydrolase family 3 N-terminal domain-containing protein, with protein sequence MIPRLAATLLVLGLLLPASLTVAPAQTAAVPPATPVAWKTGAESRAIERRIDALLAKMTLEEKVGQLHLSGRGDGFDISQIKAGRMGAVMNFVVPAEVLAVQKAVRESRLKIPLIIGLDAVHGFSTYFPLPLGQASSWNPALIEQAAYWTGREASAAGINWTFAPMVDMSRDPRWGRVLEGAGEDVHLASVVAAARTRGYQRGGVATSVKHFVGYGAGEAGRDYNSTWIPTSQLHDLHLPPFKASFDAGSMTAMAAFNALNGMPSTAHRGMLTDLLRGQWGFRGFVTSDFGSITELRLHGIAKDDAEAARKALLAGIDMDMMGDVYHKHLAAEVKAGRVPLKALDEAVRRVLRVKFHLGLFEKPDVDPAAAPALMQTEGARQVALQAAREGAMLLKNGGGVLPIGSSVKSVAVIGAMARPEDERVWTDPAGLGRRTVQGLPEALKERLPADVAVTYEPAFTKACGTEFADKEAAIRAAAASDLVVAMLGEDCEFMGEGASRTKLDLPGVQQPLLEALVATGKPVVLVLATGRPLVLTWADAHVAAILQTFHGGTEGRTAIADILSGKVNPSGRVPMSFPRSVGQIPVYYDHLPTGRPQKIRQRYESIFMDEANEPLYPFGHGLSYTAFTYANARVSRPSMGLDGSVEVSVDVTNTGTREGQEVVQLYIRQPVASRSRPVRELKGFDKPMLRLGETRTVRFRLEARHLGAHDEAGRYVVEPGLIEIYLGGSSQTSLMTQVTLTKS encoded by the coding sequence ATGATCCCGCGGCTCGCCGCCACGCTCCTCGTCCTCGGCCTGCTCCTGCCGGCATCCCTGACCGTTGCTCCCGCGCAGACGGCAGCCGTCCCACCGGCGACGCCCGTCGCCTGGAAGACCGGTGCGGAGTCCAGGGCGATCGAGCGGCGCATCGACGCGCTGCTGGCAAAGATGACGCTGGAGGAAAAGGTCGGACAGCTGCATCTGTCGGGGCGCGGCGACGGCTTCGACATCAGCCAGATCAAGGCCGGGCGCATGGGCGCGGTGATGAACTTCGTCGTGCCGGCGGAGGTGCTGGCGGTGCAGAAGGCGGTGCGCGAGAGCCGCCTCAAGATCCCGCTGATCATCGGGCTCGACGCGGTCCATGGCTTCTCGACCTATTTCCCGCTGCCGCTCGGCCAGGCTTCGAGCTGGAATCCGGCGCTGATTGAGCAGGCAGCCTACTGGACCGGGCGCGAGGCATCGGCTGCCGGCATCAACTGGACCTTCGCGCCGATGGTCGACATGTCGCGCGATCCACGCTGGGGTCGCGTTCTCGAGGGCGCGGGCGAGGACGTGCATCTGGCGTCCGTCGTCGCGGCGGCGCGGACGCGCGGCTACCAGCGCGGCGGTGTCGCGACCTCCGTGAAGCATTTCGTCGGCTATGGTGCGGGCGAGGCGGGGCGCGACTACAACTCGACCTGGATCCCGACGAGCCAGCTCCACGACCTGCATCTGCCGCCCTTCAAGGCGTCGTTCGATGCCGGGTCGATGACCGCGATGGCGGCCTTCAACGCGCTCAACGGCATGCCCTCGACCGCCCATCGCGGGATGCTGACGGACCTATTGCGCGGGCAATGGGGCTTCCGGGGCTTCGTGACCTCGGATTTCGGCTCGATCACCGAGTTGCGCCTGCACGGCATCGCCAAGGACGATGCCGAAGCCGCGCGCAAGGCGCTGCTCGCCGGCATCGACATGGACATGATGGGCGACGTCTACCACAAGCACCTCGCCGCCGAGGTGAAGGCCGGTCGCGTGCCGTTAAAGGCGTTGGACGAGGCGGTGCGGCGGGTGCTGCGGGTCAAGTTCCATCTTGGCCTGTTCGAGAAGCCCGATGTCGATCCCGCTGCCGCGCCGGCGCTGATGCAGACGGAAGGCGCGCGCCAGGTGGCGCTGCAGGCGGCGCGGGAAGGCGCGATGCTGCTCAAGAATGGCGGTGGCGTCCTGCCGATCGGCTCTTCGGTCAAATCCGTCGCCGTCATCGGCGCGATGGCGCGCCCCGAGGACGAGCGGGTCTGGACCGACCCTGCCGGGCTCGGCCGCCGCACCGTCCAGGGCCTGCCCGAGGCCCTGAAGGAGCGCCTCCCGGCTGATGTCGCCGTCACCTATGAACCGGCCTTCACCAAGGCCTGCGGAACGGAGTTCGCCGACAAGGAGGCCGCCATCCGCGCCGCCGCTGCGAGCGACCTCGTCGTCGCGATGCTCGGCGAGGATTGCGAGTTCATGGGGGAGGGGGCCTCGCGCACGAAGCTCGACTTGCCGGGCGTTCAGCAGCCCTTGCTCGAGGCGCTGGTGGCCACCGGCAAGCCGGTCGTGCTGGTGCTGGCGACCGGGCGCCCGCTCGTCCTGACCTGGGCCGATGCCCATGTCGCCGCGATCCTGCAGACCTTCCATGGCGGCACGGAAGGGCGCACCGCCATCGCCGACATCCTGAGCGGCAAGGTCAATCCCTCAGGCCGCGTGCCGATGAGCTTCCCGCGCTCTGTCGGGCAGATCCCGGTCTATTACGACCACCTGCCGACGGGGCGGCCGCAGAAGATCCGCCAGCGCTATGAATCGATCTTCATGGACGAGGCGAACGAGCCGCTCTACCCGTTCGGCCACGGCCTCTCCTACACGGCCTTCACCTATGCGAATGCCCGCGTGTCGCGGCCGTCCATGGGGCTCGACGGCAGCGTCGAGGTGTCGGTCGACGTCACTAACACCGGCACCCGCGAGGGGCAGGAGGTTGTGCAGCTCTATATCCGCCAGCCGGTCGCGAGCCGCTCGCGCCCCGTGCGCGAACTGAAGGGCTTCGACAAGCCGATGCTGCGCCTGGGCGAGACTCGGACGGTGCGGTTCAGGCTCGAGGCGCGGCATCTCGGCGCACATGACGAGGCCGGCCGCTACGTCGTCGAGCCCGGTCTCATCGAGATATATCTAGGCGGATCGTCGCAAACCTCGCTGATGACGCAGGTGACGTTGACCAAGTCTTGA
- a CDS encoding cold-shock protein, translating into MATGTVKWFNTEKGFGFIQPADGGKDVFVHITAVKEAGMMTLTEGQKVSFELKTERGKTAAGSLQLL; encoded by the coding sequence ATGGCGACCGGGACCGTCAAGTGGTTCAATACAGAAAAGGGCTTCGGCTTCATTCAGCCTGCTGATGGCGGCAAGGATGTGTTCGTGCACATCACTGCCGTTAAGGAAGCGGGCATGATGACGCTGACCGAGGGGCAGAAAGTCTCGTTCGAACTGAAAACCGAACGGGGCAAGACGGCGGCGGGCTCGCTGCAACTGCTGTGA
- a CDS encoding MOSC domain-containing protein, which produces MKNTPVIGRVASVLVASGQSPSRHPFVTAEAATLTLDHAGIVGDLHAGPTRRSGPREAWLPRGLPLRNDRQLSALCPDELAVIAAALDLPALPPDWLGGNLLIEGVPGFSRIAPGSRLAIGGGWGGAGRFDGSAILHVEAYNLPCRRAGAAVAAASGRPELLFRFVKAAASLRGLVLSVDLPGPITPGDAVVLIPPVTAS; this is translated from the coding sequence GTGAAAAACACGCCCGTCATCGGCCGCGTCGCCAGTGTTCTCGTCGCGTCGGGACAATCCCCGTCACGGCACCCTTTTGTCACGGCGGAAGCCGCGACGCTGACCCTCGATCACGCCGGCATCGTCGGCGATCTCCATGCTGGTCCGACACGGCGATCGGGCCCGCGCGAAGCCTGGCTCCCGCGGGGCTTACCACTCCGCAACGACCGCCAGCTCTCGGCGCTGTGCCCTGACGAACTGGCCGTGATCGCCGCGGCGCTCGATCTCCCTGCGCTGCCGCCCGACTGGCTCGGCGGGAACCTCCTGATCGAGGGCGTGCCGGGCTTCTCCCGCATCGCGCCGGGCAGCCGGCTCGCCATCGGTGGCGGCTGGGGTGGGGCGGGCCGCTTCGACGGCAGCGCGATCCTGCATGTGGAAGCCTACAACCTCCCCTGTCGGCGTGCGGGTGCGGCGGTCGCGGCGGCGAGCGGGCGCCCGGAACTGCTGTTCCGCTTCGTGAAGGCGGCTGCGAGCCTGCGCGGGCTGGTGCTGAGCGTTGATCTGCCCGGCCCGATCACGCCGGGCGACGCGGTGGTGCTGATCCCGCCCGTCACCGCCAGCTAG
- a CDS encoding DMT family transporter: MDDRTSGLMNGLLGVIIFAGSLPATRVAVADFDPVFLTLARAAIAGLLGLALLLLFREKRPSRTDLLPLLIVSLCVVIGFPLLTALALRHVTAAHSIVFIGLLPLATALFGVLRGGERPRPAFWLLSGLGSALVVGFALTQGFAAAPTGDLLMLAAIVVCGWGYAEGATLSRRLGGWQVISWALLLALPVTASAALVLRPDSLLATGLPAWLGLAYVSLFSMLIGFVFWYRGLAQGGIAAVGQLQLLQPFFGLALAGLLLGETVTWPMLMASAAVAACVAGARRLAR, encoded by the coding sequence ATCGACGACAGGACGAGCGGCCTAATGAATGGGCTGCTGGGGGTGATCATCTTCGCGGGATCGCTGCCGGCGACGCGGGTGGCGGTGGCGGATTTCGACCCGGTCTTCCTGACGCTCGCCCGCGCTGCCATCGCAGGCCTTCTCGGGCTCGCGCTCCTGCTCCTCTTTCGCGAGAAGCGCCCATCGCGCACCGATCTGCTGCCGCTGCTGATCGTCTCGCTCTGCGTCGTCATCGGCTTCCCGCTGCTGACGGCGCTGGCGCTCCGCCACGTCACGGCGGCACATTCGATCGTCTTCATCGGCCTGCTGCCGCTCGCGACCGCACTCTTCGGCGTGCTGCGCGGCGGTGAGCGGCCCCGTCCGGCCTTCTGGCTGCTGTCGGGCCTCGGCAGCGCGCTGGTCGTCGGCTTCGCCCTGACACAAGGCTTCGCTGCCGCGCCGACCGGAGACCTGCTGATGCTCGCGGCCATCGTCGTCTGCGGCTGGGGCTATGCCGAGGGCGCGACGCTGTCGCGGCGGCTCGGCGGCTGGCAGGTCATCTCCTGGGCACTGCTGCTGGCGCTCCCCGTGACGGCGAGCGCCGCGTTGGTGCTGCGCCCCGACAGCCTCTTGGCAACGGGCCTGCCCGCCTGGCTCGGCCTCGCTTATGTCTCGCTCTTCAGCATGCTGATCGGCTTCGTCTTCTGGTATCGCGGGCTCGCCCAGGGCGGCATCGCGGCGGTCGGGCAGTTGCAGCTGCTGCAGCCCTTCTTCGGCCTCGCGCTGGCGGGGCTGCTGCTGGGCGAGACGGTGACCTGGCCGATGCTGATGGCGTCGGCGGCCGTCGCGGCCTGCGTCGCCGGGGCCCGGCGCTTGGCTCGCTAG
- a CDS encoding PLP-dependent aminotransferase family protein: MAPAADAVASGTRVGTVMSAIRERIAGRRLAPGARLPSIRAFAETMAVSKSTVVEAYDRLAAEGAIEARRGSGFFVSGPALPFSPADLGPRLERAVDPFWVSRQTLDAGDTVLKPGCGWLPAEWLPQESLRRALRALSRASDETLADYGTPLGLAPLRQWLSRRLAGHGIEAAPDQILLTESGTQALDLVCSLLVEPGDTVLVDDPCYFNFHALLRAHRVRIVGVPFGPSGPDLAAFEQVLAEHRPRLYVTNSGLHNPTGASLSPVVAHRLLKLSEPFGLTIVEDDIFADFELEPAPRLAAFDGLERVVQIGSFSKSLSASVRCGYIAARRDWIEGLIDLKIASSFGTGRMAAELVLGVLKDGGYRRHMDGLRTRLARTMGETAARLSAIGIEPWIEPRGGMFLWCRLPEGLDSAVIAQRLLAQDIVLAPGNVYSLSQSASRFMRFNVAQSGDPRLFAALGTMMRSR, from the coding sequence ATGGCTCCAGCAGCAGATGCAGTGGCCTCCGGCACGCGTGTCGGCACGGTGATGAGTGCCATTCGCGAGCGCATTGCCGGCCGCAGGCTGGCGCCCGGCGCACGGCTGCCCTCGATCCGGGCCTTCGCCGAGACGATGGCGGTCTCCAAGTCGACCGTGGTCGAGGCCTATGACCGGCTGGCCGCCGAGGGGGCGATCGAGGCGCGTCGCGGCTCCGGCTTCTTCGTCTCCGGCCCGGCGCTGCCCTTCTCGCCGGCCGATCTCGGGCCGCGGCTGGAGCGCGCGGTCGATCCCTTCTGGGTGTCGCGACAGACGCTGGACGCCGGCGACACGGTTCTGAAGCCGGGATGCGGCTGGCTGCCGGCAGAGTGGCTGCCGCAGGAAAGCCTGCGCCGGGCGCTGCGCGCGCTCTCGCGCGCATCCGACGAGACGCTTGCTGACTACGGAACCCCGCTCGGCCTTGCACCGCTGCGGCAGTGGCTGTCGCGCCGGCTGGCGGGGCATGGCATCGAAGCCGCGCCGGACCAGATCCTGCTCACCGAATCCGGCACCCAGGCGCTGGATCTCGTCTGCAGCCTGCTCGTGGAGCCCGGTGACACGGTACTCGTCGACGACCCCTGCTACTTCAACTTCCATGCCCTGCTGCGGGCGCATCGCGTGCGGATCGTCGGTGTCCCTTTCGGGCCCAGCGGTCCCGATCTCGCCGCCTTCGAGCAGGTGCTGGCCGAGCACCGGCCGCGCCTCTACGTCACCAATTCGGGCCTGCACAATCCGACCGGGGCGAGCCTCTCGCCGGTCGTTGCGCATCGGCTTCTCAAACTGTCCGAGCCGTTCGGGCTGACCATCGTCGAGGACGATATCTTCGCCGATTTCGAGCTGGAGCCGGCACCGAGACTCGCGGCCTTCGACGGGCTGGAGCGCGTCGTCCAGATCGGAAGCTTCTCGAAGTCGCTCTCGGCCTCGGTGCGCTGCGGCTACATCGCCGCCCGACGGGACTGGATCGAGGGGCTGATCGACCTGAAGATCGCGTCCTCCTTCGGCACCGGGCGGATGGCGGCCGAGCTGGTCCTGGGGGTGCTGAAAGATGGCGGCTATCGCCGGCACATGGACGGGCTGCGCACGAGGCTGGCGCGGACGATGGGCGAGACGGCCGCCCGATTGAGCGCGATCGGCATCGAGCCCTGGATCGAGCCGCGCGGCGGCATGTTCCTGTGGTGCCGCCTGCCGGAGGGGCTGGATTCCGCGGTCATCGCGCAGCGGTTGCTGGCGCAGGACATCGTGCTGGCGCCGGGGAACGTCTACAGCTTGTCGCAGAGCGCCAGCCGTTTCATGCGGTTCAACGTCGCCCAGTCCGGCGATCCGCGGCTGTTCGCGGCGCTGGGGACGATGATGCGATCACGCTGA